A window of the Archocentrus centrarchus isolate MPI-CPG fArcCen1 chromosome 9, fArcCen1, whole genome shotgun sequence genome harbors these coding sequences:
- the slc20a1a gene encoding sodium-dependent phosphate transporter 1-A isoform X1: MYTTTVATLAAATTVALASQSDMSSYLWLLVLGFVIAFILAFSVGANDVANSFGTAVGSGVVTLRQACVLATVFETLGSVLLGAKVSETIRQGIIDVRMYNGSEHVLMAGSISAMCGSAVWQLAASFLKLPISGTHCIVGATIGFSMVARGHQGVKWMELLRIVASWFLSPVLSGIMSGVLFYFVRKFILNKANPVPNGLRALPIFYAITMGINLFSIMFTGAPMLGFDRVPWWGTLCISLGCAVVTALFVWFVVCPRLKKKIQGQTVAAPCATPLMEKSSSKPAQAQQSTIPHEHRPQTPPADSQKVAFKLGGSEETDLDSIDAETKDLDIANGLNGTVGPMVITDPHSGRSHTIHKDSGLYKDLLHKLHMAKVGECIGDSDTEERPIRRNNSYTSYTMAIYGIQGDPRYKDVDGGLQRRPRVDSYSSYSSAVSNRSAALEGSVTQEAGTDLALEEDELEVDQPSVSLLFQFLQILTACFGSFAHGGNDVSNAIGPLVALWLLYESGSVLSSSPTPIWLLLYGGVGICIGLWVWGRRVIQTMGKDLTPITPSSGFSIELASAITVVVASNIGLPVSTTHCKVGSVVAVGWLRSRKSVDWRLFRNIFIAWFVTVPISGLISAAIMALFIYVIL, encoded by the exons ATGTATACAACTACAGTAGCGACCCTGGCTGCTGCCACCACCGTGGCTCTGGCCTCTCAGTCTGACATGTCGAGCTACCTGTGGCTGCTGGTGCTAGGCTTCGTCATTGCCTTCATCCTGGCTTTCTCTGTGGGGGCCAATGACGTGGCCAACTCATTTGGTACAGCAGTGGGTTCTGGAGTGGTCACTTTGCGGCAGGCCTGTGTCCTGGCCACTGTCTTTGAGACGCTCGGTTCGGTCTTGCTGGGGGCCAAAGTAAGCGAGACCATCCGGCAGGGGATCATTGATGTCCGGATGTACAACGGCTCAGAACATGTCTTGATGGCAGGATCAATAAGTGCTATGTGTG GCTCTGCTGTGTGGCAGCTGGCAGCATCATTTCTGAAGCTCCCCATTTCTGGAACCCACTGTATTGTTGGAGCAACAATTGGGTTTTCCATGGTAGCCAGAGGTCACCAAGGGGTCAAATGGATGGAACTACTACGCATTG TGGCCTCCTGGTTCCTGTCCCCTGTGCTGTCAGGCATCATGTCAGGAGTTCTCTTCTATTTTGTCCGTAAATTCATCCTGAATAAG GCAAACCCTGTCCCCAATGGCCTGCGAGCCCTGCCTATCTTCTATGCCATCACCATGGGCATCAACCTGTTCTCTATCATGTTTACAGGAGCACCAA TGCTGGGTTTTGACAGAGTGCCGTGGTGGGGTACGCTGTGCATTTCTCTGGGCTGCGCCGTCGTCACAGCTTTGTTCGTTTGGTTTGTTGTCTGTCCGCGCCTCAAGAAGAAAATCCAAG GACAAACAGTTGCTGCTCCCTGTGCAACTCCACTCATGGAGAAGAGCTCCAGCAAACCTGCGCAAGCACAGCAGTCCACAATACCTCATGAACACCGaccacagacccctccagcagACAGTCAGAAGGTGGCTTTCAAACTCGGAGGCTCGGAGGAGACTGATTTAGACAGCATTGACGCAGAAACCAAAGACCTAGACATTGCCAATG GTCTAAATGGGACTGTAGGCCCCATGGTGATCACTGATCCTCACAGTGGACGGTCCCACACAATCCACAAAGACTCCGGCCTTTACAAAGACCTGCTACACAAGCTCCACATGGCCAAAGTCGGTGAGTGCATTGGTGACAGCGACACAGAAGAGCGGCCCATCCGGAGGAACAACAGCTACACCTCCTACACCATGGCTATTTATGGAATTCAAGGAGATCCTAGGTACAAAGATGTGGATGGTGGGCTGCAGAGGAGACCGAGGGTGGACAGTTACAGCAGCTACAGCTCAGCAGTGTCCAACAGGAGTGCAGCTCTGGAGGGCAGTGTGACTCAAGAAGCTGGCACAGACCTCGCTTTGGAGGAGGATGAGCTGGAAGTCGACCAACCTTCTGTTTCCTTGCTTTTCCAGTTCTTGCAGATACTCACGGCGTGCTTTGGCTCCTTTGCTCATGGAGGGAATGATGTCAG cAATGCTATTGGCCCACTGGTAGCTCTCTGGCTTCTGTATGAGAGTGGCTCCGTGTTGTCCAGTTCACCAACGCCTATCTGGCTGCTCCTGTATGGTGGCGTGGGCATCTGCATTGGACTCTGGGTGTGGGGTCGGAGGGTAATCCAGACCATGGGCAAAGATCTCACCCCCATTACACCCTCGAG tGGATTCAGCATTGAGCTGGCCTCAGCAATCACAGTTGTGGTGGCATCCAATATTGGTCTTCCTGTCAGCACAACCCACTGCAAG GTGGGATCTGTGGTGGCCGTGGGCTGGTTACGTTCCCGGAAGTCAGTTGACTGGCGTTTGTTCAGGAATATCTTCATCGCTTGGTTTGTTACAGTTCCAATCTCTGGGCTGATCAGTGCTGCCATCATGGCTCTCTTCATATATGTTATTCTGTGA
- the slc20a1a gene encoding sodium-dependent phosphate transporter 1-A isoform X2 — protein MYTTTVATLAAATTVALASQSDMSSYLWLLVLGFVIAFILAFSVGANDVANSFGTAVGSGVVTLRQACVLATVFETLGSVLLGAKVSETIRQGIIDVRMYNGSEHVLMAGSISAMCGSAVWQLAASFLKLPISGTHCIVGATIGFSMVARGHQGVKWMELLRIVASWFLSPVLSGIMSGVLFYFVRKFILNKANPVPNGLRALPIFYAITMGINLFSIMFTGAPRQTVAAPCATPLMEKSSSKPAQAQQSTIPHEHRPQTPPADSQKVAFKLGGSEETDLDSIDAETKDLDIANGLNGTVGPMVITDPHSGRSHTIHKDSGLYKDLLHKLHMAKVGECIGDSDTEERPIRRNNSYTSYTMAIYGIQGDPRYKDVDGGLQRRPRVDSYSSYSSAVSNRSAALEGSVTQEAGTDLALEEDELEVDQPSVSLLFQFLQILTACFGSFAHGGNDVSNAIGPLVALWLLYESGSVLSSSPTPIWLLLYGGVGICIGLWVWGRRVIQTMGKDLTPITPSSGFSIELASAITVVVASNIGLPVSTTHCKVGSVVAVGWLRSRKSVDWRLFRNIFIAWFVTVPISGLISAAIMALFIYVIL, from the exons ATGTATACAACTACAGTAGCGACCCTGGCTGCTGCCACCACCGTGGCTCTGGCCTCTCAGTCTGACATGTCGAGCTACCTGTGGCTGCTGGTGCTAGGCTTCGTCATTGCCTTCATCCTGGCTTTCTCTGTGGGGGCCAATGACGTGGCCAACTCATTTGGTACAGCAGTGGGTTCTGGAGTGGTCACTTTGCGGCAGGCCTGTGTCCTGGCCACTGTCTTTGAGACGCTCGGTTCGGTCTTGCTGGGGGCCAAAGTAAGCGAGACCATCCGGCAGGGGATCATTGATGTCCGGATGTACAACGGCTCAGAACATGTCTTGATGGCAGGATCAATAAGTGCTATGTGTG GCTCTGCTGTGTGGCAGCTGGCAGCATCATTTCTGAAGCTCCCCATTTCTGGAACCCACTGTATTGTTGGAGCAACAATTGGGTTTTCCATGGTAGCCAGAGGTCACCAAGGGGTCAAATGGATGGAACTACTACGCATTG TGGCCTCCTGGTTCCTGTCCCCTGTGCTGTCAGGCATCATGTCAGGAGTTCTCTTCTATTTTGTCCGTAAATTCATCCTGAATAAG GCAAACCCTGTCCCCAATGGCCTGCGAGCCCTGCCTATCTTCTATGCCATCACCATGGGCATCAACCTGTTCTCTATCATGTTTACAGGAGCACCAA GACAAACAGTTGCTGCTCCCTGTGCAACTCCACTCATGGAGAAGAGCTCCAGCAAACCTGCGCAAGCACAGCAGTCCACAATACCTCATGAACACCGaccacagacccctccagcagACAGTCAGAAGGTGGCTTTCAAACTCGGAGGCTCGGAGGAGACTGATTTAGACAGCATTGACGCAGAAACCAAAGACCTAGACATTGCCAATG GTCTAAATGGGACTGTAGGCCCCATGGTGATCACTGATCCTCACAGTGGACGGTCCCACACAATCCACAAAGACTCCGGCCTTTACAAAGACCTGCTACACAAGCTCCACATGGCCAAAGTCGGTGAGTGCATTGGTGACAGCGACACAGAAGAGCGGCCCATCCGGAGGAACAACAGCTACACCTCCTACACCATGGCTATTTATGGAATTCAAGGAGATCCTAGGTACAAAGATGTGGATGGTGGGCTGCAGAGGAGACCGAGGGTGGACAGTTACAGCAGCTACAGCTCAGCAGTGTCCAACAGGAGTGCAGCTCTGGAGGGCAGTGTGACTCAAGAAGCTGGCACAGACCTCGCTTTGGAGGAGGATGAGCTGGAAGTCGACCAACCTTCTGTTTCCTTGCTTTTCCAGTTCTTGCAGATACTCACGGCGTGCTTTGGCTCCTTTGCTCATGGAGGGAATGATGTCAG cAATGCTATTGGCCCACTGGTAGCTCTCTGGCTTCTGTATGAGAGTGGCTCCGTGTTGTCCAGTTCACCAACGCCTATCTGGCTGCTCCTGTATGGTGGCGTGGGCATCTGCATTGGACTCTGGGTGTGGGGTCGGAGGGTAATCCAGACCATGGGCAAAGATCTCACCCCCATTACACCCTCGAG tGGATTCAGCATTGAGCTGGCCTCAGCAATCACAGTTGTGGTGGCATCCAATATTGGTCTTCCTGTCAGCACAACCCACTGCAAG GTGGGATCTGTGGTGGCCGTGGGCTGGTTACGTTCCCGGAAGTCAGTTGACTGGCGTTTGTTCAGGAATATCTTCATCGCTTGGTTTGTTACAGTTCCAATCTCTGGGCTGATCAGTGCTGCCATCATGGCTCTCTTCATATATGTTATTCTGTGA